Genomic segment of Paenalkalicoccus suaedae:
ATTGCAGTGTTCGCGTCGCTGCTTCAAAAGCTATTACTCCAAGCTCTATTAATTAAGTCAGAAAACGAATTAACAGTCTGAGGTGAACAACGTGCCAATCATTATCAACATCGATGTCATGCTAGCCAAAAGAAAAATGAGTGTCACAGAGCTATCTGAAAAAGTAGGCATCACAATGGCCAATATTTCTATTCTTAAAAATGGAAAAGCCAAAGCTATTCGCATCTCCACACTCGAAGCAATCTGCAAAACATTAGACTGCCAGCCAGGTGACATTCTAGAATATCAGCCAGACAATAATTGATCGAGACGAACCATCACATCACTGATCAAGCGTCCAACTGCCTAGCCTTTTTTACAGAAACCACATAACAGACCTGCTAGAAAGCAGTCTCCCAAACGATACGACCTCCCGCGTCAAAATCATGCCTCCAACGAGTAACACTGTCGACGCAGGGGCATCGCCATCGTAATGGAAGATAAGCAGACGATATAATAAGCATTTGAGGTCAACAGCTACGACAAAACACATTCATTTAACAAATTAATGGGAAATCATGCTATACTTGAACAAAAGAACTGCTAACCATGACGAATCAGCCACTTCAAAAAGGAGGCCTACCCATGGAATTATTATTACCCATCACACTCACATTTATCGTTGGAGGCTTTATTATTCTCATCTCTAGAAAAAAAGCAATGGAGACGAAGCTAGCTTCCATCCAAGGTGACACAGTAAACGCACAAAGCACTGCAAAAACAAACTCCATCATAAGATGGATTATGCTCACAGTAGCGTGGGGCATCATCAGCATGTTCCTCGTCGTCTACCTCTTCCACTATTATTCCGGCTAACGATAAACCGTTTTCCTAACAAAAACATCCAAAATTAAAATTTCATTCGGATTTTACATTGACAATCTTCAACTCCACCTGCTACACTTACACCTATAAAAAATCTGTCGAACGTTCGTATAATATTGGGGATAAGGCCCAAAAGTTTCTACCGAATCACCGTAAATGATTCGACTACGAACGATGAAGCGAAACGGGCATTTTTGTGCGCAAATTTCCTTCATCGTCTCGTATGTGAAGCAAAGGCCTAGTTCTGTGAGTAACCCTCATAGATCTAGGCCTTTGCTGTTGTATGTGAGACAGAAAAAACAACTATGAAGGAGTTTGAATGATGGATCGTTACTTTCGCTTTGATGAATTAGGCACAAACTACAACCGAGAAATTATGGGAGGACTCACAACCTTCCTTGCTATGGCGTACATCCTATTCGTCAATCCGTCCATTTTAGCTGGAGCAGGAATGGATGAGTCAGCTGTCTTTGTTGCAACAGGACTTGCAGCTGCAATCGGAACAATAATTATGGGGCTATTAGCTCGCTATCCAATCGCACTCGCGCCAGGTATGGGGCTAAATGCATTCTTCACTTATTCCGTTGTAATTGGCCTAGGTATTCCTTGGGAAACCGCATTACTCGGCGTATTTA
This window contains:
- a CDS encoding helix-turn-helix domain-containing protein — its product is MNNVPIIINIDVMLAKRKMSVTELSEKVGITMANISILKNGKAKAIRISTLEAICKTLDCQPGDILEYQPDNN